One genomic segment of Arenicella xantha includes these proteins:
- a CDS encoding DUF885 domain-containing protein — MKIQLVTPFIILVLLAACSESPRPDTSEAELLLTASPEAEPNVVSETTEVTSAVEPSLDQNAAFNQFKENFLERTWALNPSYGVYVGFYKYDDVLMVPDGELRGRRRAFYVNELRALKAFNANRLTASNATDLAIIEGQLRSSLWYIDSFRSFEWNPAQYNPAGAFGVILNTDYKPLKERILTISKRLENVPAYYSAAIANLKVPTEPHLGLAIQQTKGALGMFTKLIPEKASAVELSPEESAAFDTNLAAAVSAVSNYAEWLDAKQAELAETGEVRSFRIGAELYEKKFKHDIASSYTAQELYQLAVASKTDLHNNMIAITEELWPKYFAEEAIPENRLVAVKQLIDLLAKRHVERDQFVDEIRRQIPILQAFVDEHELLDSDPTRPLVVRLTPEYQRGFAGASVNAPGPYDATANTYYNVSPLDDYTEEQAESYLREYNHWILQILNIHEAIPGHYTQLMHANKSPSKIKSVFGNGAMVEGWAVYSERMMLEAGYANNEPEMWLMYSKWNLRVVVNTILDYSVQVLGMEREAALDMLMNEAFQERTEAEGKWRRATVSQVQLTSYFTGYSEIYAFREELKAKMGEAFNLRDFHNKFLSYGNAPVPVIKKLMLNELAALPQKSASDVEQPLLDDSVQSLKVEADKLEQPTDAIE, encoded by the coding sequence TTGAAAATCCAACTTGTTACGCCCTTTATTATATTGGTCTTATTAGCGGCGTGTTCTGAATCTCCGAGGCCGGATACGAGTGAAGCGGAACTGCTGTTAACTGCGTCGCCTGAGGCTGAACCAAATGTGGTTAGCGAAACCACGGAAGTTACCTCCGCCGTCGAACCTTCTCTCGACCAAAATGCGGCATTTAACCAGTTCAAAGAAAATTTTCTTGAAAGAACTTGGGCGCTAAATCCTAGCTATGGAGTCTATGTTGGTTTTTATAAATATGACGATGTTCTTATGGTACCTGACGGTGAGCTACGAGGCCGCCGCAGAGCTTTTTATGTGAATGAGCTTCGTGCTCTCAAGGCGTTCAATGCGAACCGCTTAACAGCATCCAACGCGACCGATTTAGCTATTATTGAAGGCCAGTTAAGATCAAGCTTGTGGTATATCGACTCTTTCAGAAGCTTTGAATGGAATCCCGCTCAATATAATCCAGCTGGTGCGTTCGGTGTTATTTTGAATACCGATTATAAGCCGTTGAAAGAGCGTATCTTGACCATCTCGAAGCGTCTAGAGAATGTTCCAGCGTACTATTCGGCGGCGATTGCTAACTTAAAGGTTCCGACCGAACCACATTTGGGCTTGGCAATTCAGCAGACCAAGGGCGCACTTGGCATGTTTACCAAGCTAATACCTGAAAAGGCATCAGCCGTAGAGTTAAGCCCCGAAGAGTCAGCGGCATTTGATACGAATTTAGCTGCAGCAGTTAGTGCTGTATCGAACTACGCGGAATGGTTAGATGCGAAACAGGCCGAACTCGCTGAAACTGGTGAAGTGAGAAGTTTTCGGATCGGCGCTGAGTTGTACGAAAAGAAGTTTAAGCACGATATAGCGTCTAGTTATACTGCCCAAGAACTCTACCAGCTCGCCGTCGCCAGTAAGACCGACTTGCATAATAATATGATCGCGATTACCGAGGAATTGTGGCCTAAATATTTTGCCGAGGAAGCAATACCGGAGAATCGATTGGTCGCGGTTAAGCAGCTCATTGATCTCTTGGCAAAGCGGCACGTCGAGCGTGATCAATTTGTTGATGAAATTCGTCGTCAAATTCCAATTCTTCAAGCGTTCGTCGACGAGCATGAATTGTTGGACTCCGACCCAACTCGTCCACTCGTGGTTAGACTGACACCAGAATACCAACGTGGTTTTGCCGGAGCTTCAGTTAACGCCCCAGGGCCGTATGATGCTACTGCGAATACTTACTACAACGTATCGCCGCTTGACGATTATACCGAGGAGCAAGCTGAAAGTTATTTGCGTGAGTACAATCATTGGATATTGCAGATCTTGAATATCCATGAGGCGATTCCGGGACATTACACTCAGTTGATGCATGCAAATAAATCACCGAGCAAAATCAAATCGGTTTTTGGAAATGGTGCAATGGTTGAAGGTTGGGCGGTCTATTCAGAGAGAATGATGCTGGAAGCCGGCTATGCTAACAACGAGCCAGAGATGTGGTTGATGTACAGCAAATGGAATCTGCGCGTGGTGGTCAATACTATTCTTGATTACAGTGTTCAGGTGCTTGGCATGGAGCGCGAAGCAGCACTCGACATGTTGATGAATGAAGCATTTCAAGAGCGTACCGAAGCTGAGGGGAAGTGGCGTAGAGCGACGGTTTCGCAAGTGCAGTTAACTAGCTATTTCACAGGATATTCAGAGATTTACGCGTTTCGTGAAGAGCTAAAAGCGAAGATGGGTGAGGCGTTTAATTTGCGCGATTTCCATAATAAATTTTTGAGTTATGGTAATGCGCCGGTGCCGGTGATCAAAAAGCTAATGTTGAACGAGTTGGCCGCCTTACCTCAAAAATCAGCGAGTGATGTTGAGCAACCATTGCTTGATGACTCGGTGCAGTCGCTTAAAGTGGAGGCTGATAAGCTTGAGCAGCCGACTGACGCGATTGAATAA